The following are from one region of the Chanos chanos chromosome 10, fChaCha1.1, whole genome shotgun sequence genome:
- the sh3bp4 gene encoding SH3 domain-binding protein 4, with the protein MAAHRIRATNNNALPRCRSEGALIDFSEGVSEANLAGAKLCLFVVPSPSALRLDTTASFGGAREVVAIKDYCPSSFTTLKFAKGDHLFVLDTSCGEWWYAHNNTEMGYIPAAYVQPINCRDSSFSDSGMIDSSGECSEEGAKELDLFGEWKGNILTPIAPQNGNPFRNNRASTNPFLCSAQEGSFDQNSNQTPVDLLLSDPLTPSFSNSTSSNININGFGSGIFETNAIFPTITTGQNPRRDNPFFRSKRSYSLSELSILQAQSDAPDSSMGFFGGLKAPAPEQFQSREDFRTAWLNHRKLARSCHDLDSLGQSPGWGQTQPVETNIVCRLDSTGGAVQLPDTSISIHVPENHVASGDTQQISMKALLDPPLELNNDRCTTVSPVVEVKLSNMETKTTITLEMKVSVVVKKESRDIAKVVCVRSDCKEGPYVPIAHAYMYGDTVQVRLDNLEPCMYVSVVAQAQSVAPYATVWEHVVKKMTLGVYGPKHIHPSFKTVVAIFGHDCAPKTLLVNEDAKMGRSNPPVALQLWGKHQFVLAKPQDLQVGVYSNMSNYEVKASDQARVVRGFQVKLGKVSRQVYIISSRDTSEISDFTLRVQVKDDQDCILGQFCVQTPPSASKKGQRSSVQRRFLKKKEVSKIVLSPLATTTKYPVFQDHRVNNLKFGKLLKTVIRHTKNQYLLEYKKGDMIALLSEERIKFKGQLWTKEWYVGYYQGKIGLVHVKNVLIIGKVKPIYFNGPDLTTTILLEQILKPCKFLTYIYASVRTILMENVGSWRTFADALGYVNLPLSYFCRAEMDSEPEKVASVLEKLKEDCNSAEGKERKSFQKELMTALLKMDCQGLVARLVMDFVLLTTAVEVAGRWRELAEKLAKVSKQQMDAYEAPHRDRNGVVDSEAMWKPAYDFLITWAAQIGDSYRDVTQELHLGLDKMKNPITRRWRHLTGTLILVNSMDLLRSSAFSPAPQDDFVI; encoded by the exons ATGGCTGCACATCGAATCCGAGCAACAAACAACAATGCCCTACCACGATGCAGGTCTGAAGGTGCACTCATTGATTTCAGTGAAGGAGTGTCAGAAGCCAACCTTGCAGGTGCCAAACTTTGCCTGTTTGTGG TGCCTTCACCTAGTGCCTTACGACTGGATACCACTGCATCATTCGGTGGTGCCAGGGAAGTTGTTGCTATTAAGGATTACTGTCCATCCAGCTTCACTACTCTGAAGTTTGCAAAGGGAGATCATCTATTTGTACTTGATACTTCCTGTGGAGAATGGTGGTATGCTCACAACAACACCGAAATGGGCTACATTCCAGCAGCCTATGTCCAGCCTATAAACTGTCGGGATTCATCATTCAGTGACAGTGGCATGATTGACAGCTCAGGGGAATGCTCTGAGGAAGGGGCCAAGGAGCTAGACCTGTTTGGGGAGTGGAAAGGGAACATCCTGACCCCCATTGCACCTCAAAATGGGAACCCCTTCAGAAATAACCGAGCATCCACTAACCCTTTCCTTTGCAGCGCACAGGAAGGCTCGTTTGACCAGAACAGCAACCAGACACCAGTTGACCTGCTTTTAAGCGATCCCCTCACTCCATCTTTTTCAAACTCCACAAGCAGCAATATTAACATCAATGGCTTTGGCAGTGGAATATTTGAAACAAATGCCATTTTCCCCACCATAACTACAGGTCAGAACCCTCGCAGGGACAACCCATTTTTTAGGAGCAAACGTTCTTACAGCTTGTCAGAGTTGTCAATTTTGCAGGCCCAGTCAGATGCACCCGATTCTTCAATGGGTTTCTTTGGTGGCTTGAAAGCACCAGCACCTGAGCAGTTTCAGAGCAGAGAAGACTTCCGAACAGCATGGTTAAACCACCGCAAATTGGCAAGATCCTGCCATGACCTGGATTCCTTGGGTCAGAGCCCAGGCTGGGGTCAAACTCAACCCGTAGAGACTAATATTGTGTGCAGACTGGACAGCACTGGAGGAGCTGTGCAGCTTCCAGACACCAGCATCAGCATCCATGTTCCTGAAAACCATGTTGCATCAGGTGACACTCAGCAAATTTCCATGAAGGCACTGCTAGACCCACCACTTGAACTTAACAATGACCGATGTACCACGGTTAGCCCAGTGGTGGAAGTTAAGCTTAGTAACATGGAAACTAAGACCACTATCACCTTAGAGATGAAAGTGTCAGTTGTGGTTAAGAAGGAGAGCAGAGACATTGCAAAAGTGGTGTGCGTACGAAGTGACTGCAAGGAGGGCCCATATGTTCCTATTGCTCATGCGTACATGTATGGAGACACAGTTCAGGTAAGGTTAGACAACCTGGAGCCTTGCATGTATGTCTCTGTGGTTGCTCAAGCCCAATCAGTGGCTCCATATGCCACAGTCTGGGAGCATGTTGTGAAGAAAATGACTCTTGGTGTATATGGGCCAAAGCACATCCACCCATCCTTCAAGACAGTAGTTGCAATTTTTGGCCATGATTGTGCCCCAAAGACATTGCTAGTGAATGAGGATGCGAAGATGGGACGGTCCAACCCACCTGTGGCCCTGCAACTCTGGGGAAAACACCAGTTTGTTCTTGCAAAGCCACAAGACCTACAAGTTGGTGTGTATTCTAACATGTCCAATTATGAAGTTAAGGCTAGTGATCAAGCACGAGTGGTAAGGGGCTTCCAAGTGAAACTGGGAAAAGTGAGCCGTCAGGTCTATATAATTTCCTCCCGTGATACATCAGAAATTTCTGATTTCACACTGCGAGTTCAGGTCAAGGATGACCAAGACTGCATTCTTGGCCAGTTCTGTGTTCAGACTCCCCCATCTGCTtcaaaaaaaggacaaaggagCTCAGTGCAGAGACGTTTCTTAAAGAAGAAGGAGGTGAGCAAAATTGTCTTGTCCCCTTTGGCAACAACCACAAAATACCCTGTGTTTCAAGACCATCGTGTCAACAACCTAAAATTTGGCAAACTGCTCAAAACAGTGATCAGACACACGAAGAATCAGTATTTGTTGGAATACAAGAAAGGTGACATGATTGCGCTCTTGAGTGAGGAAAGAATTAAATTCAAAGGACAACTTTGGACAAAGGAGTGGTACGTAGGATACTATCAGGGCAAGATAGGGCTGGTCCATGTCAAAAATGTACTCATTATTGGAAAAGTGAAACCGATCTATTTCAATGGCCCTGACCTCACCACCACCATACTCCTAGAGCAGATCCTCAAGCCCTGCAAATTTCTTACTTACATCTATGCTTCAGTGCGGACCATACTGATGGAGAATGTGGGCAGCTGGAGGACATTTGCTGATGCCTTGGGCTATGTCAACTTGCCTCTGTCTTACTTTTGCCGAGCAGAGATGGACAGTGAGCCGGAGAAGGTGGCCTCTGTTCTGGAAAAGCTTAAGGAAGACTGCAATTCTGCAGAGGGCAAGGAAAGGAAGTCATTCCAGAAAGAGCTCATGACA GCTCTACTCAAGATGGACTGTCAAGGATTGGTAGCCCGACTGGTCATGGATTTTGTGCTGCTGACTACAGCTGTGGAGGTGGCTGGACGCTGGAGAGAGCTGGCTGAGAAATTAGCCAAAGTCTCCAAGCAGCAAATGGATGCTTATGAGGCCCCTCATCGAGACAGAAATGGGGTGGTGGACAGTGAG GCTATGTGGAAACCTGCCTATGATTTCTTAATAACTTGGGCAGCTCAGATTGGGGACAGCTACCGAGATGTTACACAGGAACTCCACTTGGGCctggacaaaatgaaaaacccCATAACCAGACGTTGGAGACACCTTACAGGCACGCTCATCCTCGTCAACAGTATGGATCTGCTGCGGAGTTCTGCATTCAGCCCGGCCCCTCAGGACGACTTTGTCATCTAA
- the arl4cb gene encoding ADP-ribosylation factor-like 4Cb, with protein sequence MGNSFSNISAFQSLHIVMLGLDSAGKTTVLYRLKFNEFVNTVPTIGFNTEKIKLSNGTAKGISCHFWDVGGQEKLRPLWKSYSRCTDGIIYVVDSVDVDRLEEAKTELHKVTKFAENQGTPLLVIANKQDLPKSLPVADIEKQLALHELTPSTTYHVQPACAIIGEGLHEGMDKLYEMIVKRRKSLKQKKKR encoded by the coding sequence ATGGGCAACAGTTTCTCCAACATATCAGCTTTCCAGTCTCTCCATATTGTGATGCTGGGTTTGGATTCCGCCGGTAAAACAACTGTCTTATACAGACTTAAATTCAACGAGTTCGTCAATACTGTGCCAACGATTGGATTTAATACAGAAAAGATTAAACTAAGCAATGGCACGGCAAAAGGGATAAGTTGTCATTTCTGGGACGTTGGTGGTCAGGAAAAACTACGTCCTTTGTGGAAATCTTACAGTAGGTGCACTGATGGCATCATTTATGTTGTGGACTCTGTGGATGTGGACCGACTGGAGGAGGCGAAAACGGAGCTACACAAAGTCACCAAATTTGCCGAGAACCAGGGGACGCCTTTGCTTGTGATAGCTAATAAGCAGGACCTGCCGAAATCTTTGCCCGTGGCAGACATAGAGAAACAGCTGGCGCTCCACGAGCTTACTCCATCAACAACATATCATGTTCAACCTGCCTGTGCTATTATTGGTGAGGGATTACATGAGGGAATGGACAAACTCTATGAAATGATAGTTAAAAGACGGAAATCtctgaaacagaagaagaagcgATAA